CTTGACCCTTTGGATTTGCATTTCTTGAAACAGGGCCACTGCCTCGTCAAAATGATTAAACTGCACATACCCATTAATCATCGCCGTCCAAAGAACAACGTCCCTAACTGGACTCCTCTCAAACAACTCTCTAGCCTTATCCAGCTCACCATAGTTTACATAACCTGACACCATACTTGtccaacaaataacatttttatgaGGCATCTCGTCAAATATTTTTCGGGCTACACTCAAACAACCACACTTACAGTACATGTCCAATAATGCACTGCCAATAATAGAAGTGAGTTCAAGTCTATCCCTTACATAACAATGAATTTCCTTGCCGAGTTCCAAGCATTTCAATGCCGCACAAGCTGAAAGTGTGCTCACCACCGTAGGCTCATTTGGCCTCAAATAACTCTCTTCTCTCATACAACAAAAAACATCAATAGCATCCTCAAATCTTCTACGCTTGACATACCCGGAAATCAACACATTCCAAGAAACCACATCTCTCTcaggcatttcatcaaacaacttCCTCATAACATCCGTTTGACCCAATTCAGCATACATATCAATGAGTGAGTTACACACATAAGTATCAGATTCAAGCCCGGTTTTCATCACAAATCCATGAAGCTTTTCAGCTTCTAAAACCTCTCCTAAGCACCCAATCGCCTTCAAAACAAAAGGGTAAGTAAAATTATCAGGCCACATACCATCCTCCCTCAATTTATTGAACAACATTAAACATTTTCTAAAGATACCCTTCTTTGCAAAGGctttaatcataatattatacACAAATAAACCTGGgttttgaatataattgaaGATTCTTTCAGCATGAACCAAGTTTCCATTAGATGGGTCTGCACAAAAGACCATGAGCTTCTTCAGAGTGTCTGTGCTTTGATGGAGGCCGCCCCGGAAAATCTGGGCCTGGATTTGTTTAAGTTGGTTCATTGTTTTGCAGTGTCGAAGAAGAGAAATGCAGCATTGTTGGTTGAGTTTTGTGGATTTTGCAAGAGTAGAAATTTTTCTGGGTTTTGAGAAGCACTGGCGGGAAAGTAACCTCATTAAGAGAAGGGCGTTGCCTTCAGTAAGGCATGTTGACATCCTGTTGAATGGCAAGTATTTTTAGCTACGTGTCTGTCGCAACCTTTTATAGTGTCCAAAAACATGATGTGACCCTCGACAGTTTAGATTACAGTAGCTTTAAAACCCGCGCTATGTCTagaataagattttaaattaatttttaatataataaaagaatatattaatattataaatacattttattatttcctatttttttcattaaaaaatacaaaaatcttatttatgtttaatattaaaataaattttcaaaatagatatatgttaaaaaaaataatgctaattaaatattgagattGTTAAgccaatattttttctaaaaaaaatgacagataaatatgtaaatatttaacatccatttttcttttgaatttatgtatttttattttttatttatttttatcttacataatattttttttcttattaagaataaaatatttttaaaaattacataatgcaaatataatttatttatattagatataaaaaaaatataaattactatAGTCTCTTTAAagtattatgaaaatattttttaaaaataaatactatatttaaaaaaaaataacaaaaagattgaattaattcaaattgaaataaaatttaatttaaactaaaaactaaaagagggaaaatattaattaaaaatatataaaagaaagaaagggttaGACATATAATCCTAGACAGCTACTCT
This region of Populus alba chromosome 3, ASM523922v2, whole genome shotgun sequence genomic DNA includes:
- the LOC118051763 gene encoding pentatricopeptide repeat-containing protein At1g31430 isoform X2, giving the protein MSTCLTEGNALLLMRLLSRQCFSKPRKISTLAKSTKLNQQCCISLLRHCKTMNQLKQIQAQIFRGGLHQSTDTLKKLMVFCADPSNGNLVHAERIFNYIQNPGLFVYNIMIKAFAKKGIFRKCLMLFNKLREDGMWPDNFTYPFVLKAIGCLGEVLEAEKLHGFVMKTGLESDTYVCNSLIDMYAELGQTDVMRKLFDEMPERDVVSWNVLISGYVKRRRFEDAIDVFCCMREESYLRPNEPTVVSTLSACAALKCLELGKEIHCYVRDRLELTSIIGSALLDMYCKCGCLSVARKIFDEMPHKNVICWTSMVSGYVNYGELDKARELFERSPVRDVVLWTAMINGYVQFNHFDEAVALFQEMQIQRVKPDNFVLVALLTACAQMGALEQGTWIHGYIDEKGIPVDAVVGTSLIEMYSKCGCIEKALRIFCGLREKDTATWTSIICGLAMNGKTSKALELFSKMKQVEVIPDEVTFIGVLSACSHGGLVEEGREFFNSMTSIYNIEPKLEHYGCLIDLLGRAGQLDEAEELIKKIVNANNEIIVPLYGSLLSACRIYKNVQMGERVAEQLVKIESRDSSVHTLLANIYASAGRWVDVNRVRREMKDLGVKKVPGCSSIEVDGIVHEFLVGNPSCPEMREIYSMLGRMVKPLFNSEENEMEREETVLEE
- the LOC118051763 gene encoding pentatricopeptide repeat-containing protein At1g31430 isoform X1, with amino-acid sequence MSTCLTEGNALLLMRLLSRQCFSKPRKISTLAKSTKLNQQCCISLLRHCKTMNQLKQIQAQIFRGGLHQSTDTLKKLMVFCADPSNGNLVHAERIFNYIQNPGLFVYNIMIKAFAKKGIFRKCLMLFNKLREDGMWPDNFTYPFVLKAIGCLGEVLEAEKLHGFVMKTGLESDTYVCNSLIDMYAELGQTDVMRKLFDEMPERDVVSWNVLISGYVKRRRFEDAIDVFCCMREESYLRPNEPTVVSTLSACAALKCLELGKEIHCYVRDRLELTSIIGSALLDMYCKCGCLSVARKIFDEMPHKNVICWTSMVSGYVNYGELDKARELFERSPVRDVVLWTAMINGYVQFNHFDEAVALFQEMQIQRVKPDNFVLVALLTACAQMGALEQGTWIHGYIDEKGIPVDAVVGTSLIEMYSKCGCIEKALRIFCGLREKDTATWTSIICGLAMNGKTSKALELFSKMKQVEVIPDEVTFIGVLSACSHGGLVEEGREFFNSMTSIYNIEPKLEHYGCLIDLLGRAGQLDEAEELIKKIVNANNEIIVPLYGSLLSACRIYKNVQMGERVAEQLVKIESRDSSVHTLLANIYASAGRWVDVNRVRREMKDLGVKKVPGCSSIEVDGIVHEFLVGNPSCPEMREIYSMLGRMVKPLFNSEENEMEREETGAMKS